In Verrucomicrobiia bacterium, the genomic stretch TTGTCGTTGATCAGCAGCGGCAGCGTGATTTCGAAACAACTGAAGCAGAAGGTCGCGAGGAAGAAGATTCCGATCAGCAGCGCAATGCGCGGCTGCGCGAGCGTGTGCATCCATTGCGAGACGTGGGGACGCACTTTCCGGGGCTGCGCATCGCGGTTCCGGCTTTCGCCCAGGATGAAGAAGGTAAGGACGAAATTCAGTGCGCACAGGCCGGCAGCGAGCCACCCGGGGCCGGAACTTCCGAAGTGGCGCAACCCGATCCAGCTGATGACGGGGCCGAAGATAAAGCCGAGGCCGAATGCCATCCCGATCAATCCCATCTTGCGCGACCGATCCGCTGGGGGCGTGATGTCCGCGATGTAAGCTTGCGCCACAGCGATGTTACCTCCGCACAATCCCGCAACCGAACGCGCGATCAGGATGCCCCACAAAGCGGTTGCGTGATGTTCCATGCCTGACGCAACGGCAAACATGGCATAAGAGGCGGCAGCCCCGGCCGTTGAGATGAGAAGAATTGGCCGTCGTCCAAACCGATCCGACAACCTCCCCCAGATCGGTGCAAAGATGAACTGCATGGCGGAGAAGGAGGCGCCGATGATGCCGATCATCCAGCCGCCGGCTTCGTAATGCTTGCTGTAAATGGGAACGAGAGGAACGACCATTCCGAACCCAATCAGGTCAATGAACACAGTCAGGAAGATGATGAAGACGGAAGGACGGCGGTTCATTGAGCGAAGCAAAAAAAGCGCCGCGGCGCTTGTTGGGTCGGAAATGGCACGCAGGGAGTCTATGTGCGGGTGACAATCCGTCAAGCGGGCCAAACGATGCTTGAAGAGCGCGGTGATGGTTTGCATCGGACGCCCCTTGCGATGTCAATACAGTTGCGCGATCAGTTGGAACTGTAGCAGAATGCGAACGTTCGAAGCGGCTACGATCAAGGGACTGGCGCAACGGACCAAGTACGACATGCCTGAGGCAAAAAACCGAACTAAAAGCGGGAAGACGCGGATCCTGATCGTGGATGATCACGCCATTGTCCGCTTCGGCATTGGGCAGGTCATCAACAAGGAACCCGATCTGCTTGTCTGTGGCGAGGAGGAGAACGCGTCACGCGCCCTGGACGCCATCGCGGCACTGAAGCCCGACCTCGTGATTGCAGACATCTCCCTCAAGGACAGCAGCGGCCTCGAGTTGATGCGCAACATCAAGGCCCAGTATCCGCGCCTGCCGGTGCTTGTCGTCAGCGGGCATGACGAATCGATTTACGCGGAGATCGCCTTCCGTGCCGGCGCGCTGGGTTACCTCATGAAAGAGGAGGCGCTGGAAAAAATTCTCACTGCAATCCGTCGCGTCCTCTCGGGAACTGTGTATGTCAGTGATGCGCTTGCAGCCAAGTTGCTTCAACAGCAGATTCGCGGTCAGAGCACAACCATCCAGGAATCGCCGGTCAAAAACCTGAGCGATCGCGAGATGGAAGTTTTCCGGTTGATTGGGCAATGGAAGAAAACTCGCGACATTGCAGCCGAGCTGCACCTGAGCATCAAGACCATCGAATACTACCGCGAGCAGATCAAACGGAAGCTCAATCTCAAGGATGCCGCTGAGCTGACGCAATACGCCACCTCATGGGTTCAGCGGGAAATCCCGACGTGACATTTTCATCGTCGGGTTTTTCATCATCTCGTTAACTCCGGATTTTTCTTTTCCGTTTTCCTTCGCCGTTTTCACCGGGGATTCCCTTGGGTGTCATTTCGCTCCGCACCGGGGCAAGGAATCGTTGGTGCCCCGATTGTTGTAAATCTCCAAAGGTCTAGGATGGCGTCGTCAATGAAACGCGAATGCGCCAGCCAAACCAAAATCCGGGAGCAACAGCAGATCGTTGTTGCGGGTTCGAGTGCAAGCCGGCTCCTTCACGTTTCATTCGCGACCGGCCGTTGCCGGTTCGCACTCTGCCTGCCGTCGGTGTATGTCGGTCAATTCCCCTCACCTAATGAAACCTGAATCCATGGTCTCGAAAGTTCGGCCGGTCGCAGCATCACAACACTTAACAGGATTGCCAGCAGGCGGGTTGGTCGGGCACATTCAGGCCGCCGCTCTGCGGGCAAAAGACTCATCGCAGGAAGGCTCAATGAAAAAACGCATCAAGTTACTGCTGGTGGATGACCACCCAGTCGTTCGCAAAGGAATCGCATCCTGCCTCAACCAGCACGAACACCTTCAGATTATCGGAGAAGCCGCTGACGGACGCGAAGCACTTCGCAAGGCGCGTGAAATGAACCCTGACATCATGCTCATGGACATCGACATGCCGCATATGAACGGGCTCGCTGTCACCGACCTTCTTCGCAAGGAACTGCCGAAGATCAAGGTGCTGATTCTCTCCATGCACAGCAACACGGACTACATCCTGCGCATCATCCAGTCGGGAGCGCGCGGATACGTCTTGAAGGACGCGGGCACCGAAGAGTTGTTGCGTGCCATCGAATCCATCAACCAGGGCGAGGCATTCTTCAGTCCCGAAGTGGCGCGCGCCGCGTTGAACCAGTATGTGAAGGGTTCGGGCACGGTGAACACCCAGGTGACACAACTGACAAACCGCGAGCGTGAAGTGCTCGTCCATATCGCTGACGGCTTGAGCAACAAGGAAATCGCGAGCCAGCTCGGTGTCGGTGTGCGCACTGTCGAAACCCATCGTGAACGGATCATGCGCAAGCTGAACATTCACAGTGTCGCCGGCTTGACCAAGTTCGCCATCTCGCAGGGCCTCGTCTCGCTTCAATGATGATCCCGGATCGCGCCGCGTCATCACCGCGGCGCGGCAAGGTCAATTCACCGCGCGATAAAAGCGGTGGCGAAAACGAAAGGCGTTCGTGTCGGTGAACAGGAACGCTCCACTGACGTCACCCGTAGCGCGTCCGACATTCGTCCACTGGAGAAAGTTAGTGGTTGCCTGGATCACATAGACCGTCGAAGCCCCGCCCGTTCCCTTCAGCCTGAAGAGGTTATTACTCCAGGACGAGCCTCCCAGTTGTGGCGGGCCTGCTCCCGAATCCTTCACCAGGGTGACATCGTTTCCCGTCCCGCCCGAGTAATTGACCCGAAAGTTTTGTCCGCTCGCCGACACGATTCCGTTCTGCGGCAGGCCATTGAATATTCCCGAGACTGGATCCGTGCTGTCGTTTTGAATGATCAGCAGGATGGTTCCGGCAGGCACCTGCGGCGCGGAGGTCACCTGGAGTGTTGCGTTGGACAGGCTGACCGCGCCCGCCACCGTCAGTTGATCGAAGCCAGTTCCCGGCGTCGTGCCAGTTCCGTTCAGGCTGAGCGTCGTGCCCGAGTGAAAATTCAATCCGGATTTGAAGTGAATCAGTCCCGGGCCGGCTTCACCGGGTGTGAGGGTCCCGCCCCGGAATGCATTCACGCCAATTGTGCCCTCCCCATCGAAGCTGCCGCCGTCGACGTGCAGGGTTCCGTTGGCCTGCAATGTCCCGCCATCCAGGCGCAGGGTTCCCGCACTGTTCGTGTGATTCAGCGGCAACTGCAGCGTGCCCACGTCAGACTCAATGATCCCCGAAGCGGTATTGATGAGCCGGAAATCTGAGATATGCGAGATGTCGGATCCGCCAGACTTCCGAATCGTTCCGGTGTTTGTCCACGTGAGCGCCGGGCCGCCATAGGTTTGGTAAATCTGGTTGTTACCCGTGATTTCCCAGATGCCGCCGTTGCTCACGGTGGTTGACGCGGTGCTGCCTCCGAGAAGGTTTCCGCCGCTCCAATTGACCCTTCCCTGGTTGTGCAACTGCAGATTGTAAACGTTCTTGTTCGCGCTGTTCGTGAACTCGAGCGTGCCCGCCGGGAGGACTGTCAGCCGCCCTTCGATGCCTCCCGAGCGGACCACGAGATGGCCCGTGCCCACGCGGTTCGTGCCCATCAACTGCGAGCCGTCGAGCGCCAGGTTGGTGATTGCGCCTGCTTGTTGGAATGTGTTTGCAGTGATGAACACCGATCCGCCGGTGAGGCGCAGATTTGCGATGATGTTCGTCCGCAAGTTCAATGTGCCTCCGTTGAAGCGGTTGGTTCCGGGACCACTGGCGCTGCCTCCAGCGTCATACCAGATTCCCGAACCGATCGTCACCAGTCCGGCCGGCCCGGCGTTCAGCGTGCCGCCCAGGCGATTGCT encodes the following:
- a CDS encoding response regulator transcription factor; translated protein: MKKRIKLLLVDDHPVVRKGIASCLNQHEHLQIIGEAADGREALRKAREMNPDIMLMDIDMPHMNGLAVTDLLRKELPKIKVLILSMHSNTDYILRIIQSGARGYVLKDAGTEELLRAIESINQGEAFFSPEVARAALNQYVKGSGTVNTQVTQLTNREREVLVHIADGLSNKEIASQLGVGVRTVETHRERIMRKLNIHSVAGLTKFAISQGLVSLQ
- a CDS encoding response regulator transcription factor is translated as MRTFEAATIKGLAQRTKYDMPEAKNRTKSGKTRILIVDDHAIVRFGIGQVINKEPDLLVCGEEENASRALDAIAALKPDLVIADISLKDSSGLELMRNIKAQYPRLPVLVVSGHDESIYAEIAFRAGALGYLMKEEALEKILTAIRRVLSGTVYVSDALAAKLLQQQIRGQSTTIQESPVKNLSDREMEVFRLIGQWKKTRDIAAELHLSIKTIEYYREQIKRKLNLKDAAELTQYATSWVQREIPT
- a CDS encoding MFS transporter encodes the protein MQTITALFKHRLARLTDCHPHIDSLRAISDPTSAAALFLLRSMNRRPSVFIIFLTVFIDLIGFGMVVPLVPIYSKHYEAGGWMIGIIGASFSAMQFIFAPIWGRLSDRFGRRPILLISTAGAAASYAMFAVASGMEHHATALWGILIARSVAGLCGGNIAVAQAYIADITPPADRSRKMGLIGMAFGLGFIFGPVISWIGLRHFGSSGPGWLAAGLCALNFVLTFFILGESRNRDAQPRKVRPHVSQWMHTLAQPRIALLIGIFFLATFCFSCFEITLPLLINDNFQLGLTDDQIRPASTVISLFVFCGLIGAFVQGGAIGKLVKAMGEPRLIALSLVLTGASFLLLPFIKGNGQLFWSRLFQPDGLPWLYMLGALALLAIGTNLTRPPVFGLLSNLTPADEQGATIGVAQSAGSLARIVGPLFAAPLYEHSASLPYVICGILAILTGLIAAPYLLRPLAQPSKSAASQVSKPAPQ